A DNA window from Iodobacter ciconiae contains the following coding sequences:
- a CDS encoding type II secretion system F family protein, with the protein MQFIYRAVDNAGHIQKGKSEANNLADLEQRLERIGLSLIAGKAASAGGVLGGKKVSRRELITFTFHMEQLTRAGVSILEGLSDLRDSLEEPHFREVIANLIEDIEGGHQFSQALAGHPQVFDAIYVNLIRAGESSGKLPEVLLNLSDSLKWQDELVSQTKKIVMYPAFVGVLVVAVITFLMIYLVPQLVSFVAAMQQTLPLNTRILIAVSNIFIYYWWALFGVPIVLFILLRLRLRHDAKFRHRFDGWKLTLPPFGPILHKIILARFANFFALMYAAGIPILDCIKISEGIVSNSMVAESLRRIQAQIREGQGVTASFNQEKMFPPLVLRMLKVGESTGQLDHALMNVSYFYNRDVKESIERVQALIEPSLTVVLGLILAWIMSSVLGPIFDTISKLR; encoded by the coding sequence ATGCAGTTTATTTATCGTGCGGTAGATAATGCAGGCCATATTCAAAAGGGGAAGTCAGAAGCAAATAATCTGGCGGATCTGGAGCAGCGCCTGGAGCGAATAGGGCTTAGTTTGATTGCAGGCAAAGCGGCATCGGCAGGGGGCGTGCTGGGCGGTAAAAAAGTGAGCAGGCGAGAGCTTATTACGTTCACTTTTCATATGGAGCAGCTTACCCGTGCCGGGGTCTCTATTCTGGAAGGCTTATCTGATCTGCGCGATAGCCTGGAAGAGCCGCATTTTCGGGAAGTGATTGCCAATTTGATTGAAGATATTGAAGGGGGACACCAGTTTTCACAGGCGCTGGCCGGGCATCCGCAGGTTTTTGATGCCATTTATGTAAATTTAATTCGGGCAGGTGAGAGCAGCGGTAAATTGCCCGAGGTATTACTCAATTTATCTGATTCATTAAAATGGCAGGACGAGCTGGTTTCACAAACCAAAAAAATAGTGATGTATCCGGCTTTTGTGGGGGTATTAGTTGTGGCGGTAATTACCTTTTTAATGATTTATTTAGTTCCGCAATTAGTGTCTTTTGTGGCCGCCATGCAGCAAACGCTACCTTTGAATACCCGTATTTTAATTGCGGTTTCTAATATATTTATTTATTACTGGTGGGCTTTATTTGGTGTCCCTATTGTTTTATTTATTCTGCTTCGTTTACGTTTGCGCCATGACGCCAAGTTTCGCCACCGCTTTGATGGCTGGAAGCTGACTCTCCCGCCATTTGGCCCTATTTTGCACAAGATTATTCTGGCGCGCTTTGCCAATTTTTTTGCATTAATGTATGCGGCAGGAATTCCTATTCTGGATTGCATCAAGATATCCGAAGGAATTGTGAGTAATAGCATGGTGGCCGAATCATTAAGGCGGATTCAGGCCCAGATCCGCGAGGGGCAGGGGGTAACCGCCAGTTTTAATCAGGAAAAAATGTTCCCGCCTCTGGTGCTGCGTATGCTGAAAGTAGGCGAGAGCACCGGTCAGCTGGATCATGCTCTGATGAATGTATCTTATTTTTATAACCGCGACGTAAAAGAGTCGATTGAGCGGGTGCAGGCTTTGATTGAGCCATCACTCACTGTGGTGCTGGGCCTGATTCTGGCCTGGATTATGTCCTCGGTCTTGGGGCCTATTTTTGACACCATCAGTAAATTGCGATGA
- a CDS encoding M23 family metallopeptidase — translation MNIIVMSNRLGKTVSLDTRQVVCLGLIAALVVASIGFAIASSLKQAPALWHLIPNANNARQTEIDALAIRVGELQAKLLRLDGLASQVGNKTGIDIKPFLSSQPVPRGGLQHGGTALSTETLANEIDAASHNLNARLDQLSLAESVLLRPKAWQLPSKAPLNVGLQSSSFGKRIDPFNGSQVFHEGIDFVGDSGTPIMAAASGKVSFAAFHPQYGNMVDLDHGNGITSRYAHASKLVVKTGDQVDAGQTIALLGSTGRSTGPHLHFEIRYKGIAQNPLRFIGPATNEMNIAATKSDD, via the coding sequence ATGAATATCATTGTGATGTCGAATCGTTTAGGCAAAACAGTCTCTCTCGATACCCGGCAAGTAGTTTGCCTGGGCTTGATAGCAGCACTAGTCGTCGCCTCAATCGGCTTTGCCATTGCCAGCAGCCTTAAACAGGCCCCCGCACTATGGCACCTGATACCAAACGCTAATAACGCCCGCCAGACCGAAATCGATGCGCTCGCCATCCGCGTGGGTGAGCTCCAGGCAAAATTACTACGCCTTGATGGGCTTGCCAGCCAGGTTGGCAATAAAACCGGTATCGATATTAAGCCGTTTTTATCCAGCCAGCCCGTACCCCGCGGCGGGCTGCAGCACGGTGGCACAGCACTAAGCACCGAAACTTTAGCAAACGAAATTGATGCCGCCAGCCACAATCTGAATGCCCGGCTGGATCAGCTATCGCTAGCTGAAAGCGTGTTACTGCGGCCAAAAGCCTGGCAACTGCCTTCAAAAGCACCACTCAATGTAGGTTTGCAATCCTCAAGCTTTGGCAAGCGGATTGATCCGTTTAATGGCAGCCAAGTTTTTCATGAGGGAATCGATTTTGTAGGCGATAGCGGCACGCCCATTATGGCGGCAGCCAGCGGTAAAGTCAGCTTTGCAGCCTTCCATCCCCAATATGGTAATATGGTTGACTTGGATCACGGCAACGGCATCACGAGCCGCTATGCTCACGCATCTAAGCTTGTAGTAAAAACAGGTGACCAGGTTGATGCGGGGCAGACTATTGCCTTACTGGGATCCACGGGCCGATCAACAGGCCCGCACCTGCACTTTGAAATAAGATATAAAGGGATTGCACAAAACCCCTTACGATTTATTGGCCCCGCCACAAATGAAATGAATATTGCTGCGACCAAATCAGATGACTGA
- a CDS encoding GspE/PulE family protein, translating to MNAPGRKLPLGELLVSKGLLSEDQLRITLFEQRRSGIPLGKLMVSLGFVSEGILRDALSENLGQVSVDLSNILADAQAIKLVPKEVAKRHMLLPVSLDLERNKLTLAMSNPNNLVALDQVRMLLKDKYELETLLAAESDLVHAIDQYYGFELSIDGILNEIETGVIDWASLQHAEAEYNQPVVRLIDALLADACTRGASDLHFEPESSFVRIRYRIDGVLRQIRALHKTYWPAMVVRLKVMSNMNIAETRSPQDGRISLTIAGQPLDFRVAAQPTTWGENIVLRILDRQKGLVKMDKLGLSKENLYLLQLMIARPEGIILVTGPTGSGKTTTLYSILSSVNTEAVNIMTLEDPVEYPVPMLRQTSVNEAAKMDFVNGIRSMMRQDPDIILLGEIRDRDTADMAFRAAMTGHQVYSTLHTNSAIGSIPRLLDIGVLPDALAGNIIGIIAQRLARKLCLLCREPYEPDAFERRLLGIDPEGEPITLYRASGCPKCEHQGYKGRLTVMEVLKMSAELDELIARHATRLEMKKAAEAQGFRTMADDACRHVLDGVTSLAEISRVIDLTDRVA from the coding sequence ATGAACGCGCCCGGCAGGAAGCTACCACTGGGCGAGCTGCTGGTTTCCAAAGGCTTGCTATCGGAAGATCAGCTGCGAATTACCCTGTTTGAGCAACGACGAAGTGGTATTCCGCTGGGCAAGCTGATGGTGTCGCTGGGCTTTGTGTCCGAAGGTATTTTGCGTGATGCCCTGTCAGAAAACCTGGGGCAGGTCAGTGTTGATTTATCCAATATTCTGGCTGATGCCCAGGCGATTAAGCTGGTGCCCAAAGAAGTGGCCAAGCGGCACATGTTGCTGCCGGTGTCACTTGATCTTGAACGTAATAAGCTGACACTGGCGATGTCTAATCCTAATAATCTGGTTGCACTTGATCAGGTTCGCATGCTGCTTAAAGACAAGTATGAGCTGGAAACGCTGCTTGCCGCAGAATCCGATTTAGTCCATGCCATCGACCAGTATTATGGTTTTGAGTTGTCGATTGACGGCATTTTGAATGAAATTGAAACCGGTGTAATTGACTGGGCCAGCTTGCAGCATGCGGAGGCCGAGTATAACCAGCCGGTGGTGCGGCTTATTGATGCTCTGCTGGCCGATGCCTGTACGCGCGGCGCGTCGGATCTTCATTTTGAGCCTGAATCATCTTTTGTGCGGATTCGCTACCGCATCGATGGTGTGCTGAGGCAAATTCGCGCCCTGCATAAAACCTATTGGCCGGCGATGGTGGTGCGGTTAAAGGTGATGAGCAATATGAATATCGCTGAAACCCGTTCGCCACAGGATGGCCGGATCTCACTGACTATTGCAGGCCAGCCTTTGGATTTTCGGGTAGCGGCGCAGCCCACCACCTGGGGTGAAAATATCGTACTGCGGATTTTAGATCGGCAAAAAGGCCTGGTGAAGATGGATAAGTTGGGCCTGAGTAAAGAAAATCTTTATTTATTGCAGCTGATGATTGCCAGGCCGGAGGGGATTATCTTGGTGACCGGCCCAACCGGATCGGGAAAAACCACCACCCTTTATTCGATTTTAAGCAGTGTCAACACCGAAGCCGTGAATATTATGACACTGGAAGATCCTGTGGAATATCCGGTTCCCATGCTGAGGCAAACCTCGGTGAATGAAGCTGCAAAAATGGATTTTGTAAATGGTATTCGCTCGATGATGCGGCAAGATCCGGACATTATTTTACTGGGTGAAATCCGTGATCGCGATACCGCTGATATGGCATTTCGCGCAGCCATGACCGGGCACCAGGTCTACTCAACTTTGCATACCAACTCGGCTATCGGCTCGATTCCGCGCCTGCTGGATATTGGCGTGCTGCCCGATGCTCTGGCGGGCAATATCATCGGTATTATCGCCCAGCGTCTTGCTCGTAAGCTCTGCCTGCTCTGTCGTGAGCCCTACGAGCCTGATGCTTTTGAGCGGCGCTTGCTGGGCATTGATCCTGAGGGCGAGCCGATCACGCTGTATCGCGCCAGCGGTTGCCCCAAGTGTGAGCACCAGGGTTATAAGGGACGTTTAACGGTGATGGAAGTTCTGAAAATGAGCGCCGAGCTGGATGAACTCATCGCCCGGCATGCAACTCGCCTGGAAATGAAAAAAGCGGCTGAGGCCCAGGGTTTCAGAACGATGGCCGATGATGCTTGCCGCCATGTGTTAGATGGTGTGACTTCGCTTGCAGAGATTTCCCGTGTAATTGATTTAACCGACAGGGTGGCTTAG
- a CDS encoding tetratricopeptide repeat protein: MSLLLQALKKAEEAKRLREAAAAGPPGTELAEVLAAEPGSSLQLSDAAEKKEDTTVSAIEETGLLSLEEPEPLPPAAELSWEFVPLPSDELVVPAVVPEEEKADPVQPVPVPVLQAAEETEPEEDLAWLAPSPPPPEALLAPAAPTVSPPAPQIPVSPVPRVHHRSKLLPWLVLCGVLIIGGMGGYFWWQYQALSIPVTPAAAIAKAAPAVVMPVIADPLPVPAAVLPASSATALPAPPPKPFSNPVPDRFKDDAASVQERSGAPDGAGIRFNAQSTEAAVPLPLAMAYRSFQQGDYRAAEEGYKRMLQLDARNRDALLGMAALAMQRGAGSEAAHFYRQILLLYPRDEAAQAALYSLTPGNENSEAGLRQLSGQQADAAFALANLYAGQNRWSEAQGAYFQALSLDAGNADYAFNLAVSLEHLKESKTAARYYRQALAGKGSFDRTIAEARLLALESP; encoded by the coding sequence ATGAGCTTATTGCTGCAAGCCTTAAAAAAAGCCGAGGAGGCCAAGCGGTTGCGCGAGGCTGCAGCAGCAGGGCCGCCCGGCACCGAGTTAGCAGAGGTTTTGGCAGCAGAGCCTGGCAGCTCCCTGCAGCTTAGCGATGCGGCAGAAAAAAAAGAGGACACCACTGTCTCTGCCATAGAGGAAACGGGTTTATTGTCTTTGGAAGAGCCAGAACCTCTGCCGCCTGCTGCCGAGCTGTCATGGGAGTTTGTGCCCCTGCCCTCAGATGAATTGGTTGTGCCCGCTGTTGTGCCTGAGGAAGAGAAGGCAGACCCTGTGCAGCCAGTGCCAGTGCCAGTGCTGCAAGCAGCAGAGGAAACCGAGCCGGAAGAAGATCTCGCCTGGCTTGCTCCGTCTCCCCCTCCTCCCGAGGCGCTTCTTGCTCCGGCTGCGCCTACTGTTTCTCCGCCCGCACCGCAAATACCCGTTTCTCCGGTGCCTAGGGTGCATCATCGCTCCAAATTACTTCCCTGGCTGGTGCTTTGTGGTGTTTTGATTATCGGGGGTATGGGGGGCTATTTCTGGTGGCAATATCAGGCTTTGAGCATACCTGTTACTCCAGCTGCCGCCATAGCTAAAGCCGCTCCTGCAGTTGTTATGCCTGTAATTGCTGATCCGCTTCCTGTGCCTGCTGCTGTGTTGCCGGCTAGCTCCGCCACCGCGTTGCCTGCGCCGCCCCCCAAGCCTTTCTCCAATCCGGTACCTGATCGTTTTAAAGACGATGCTGCCAGTGTGCAGGAGCGATCGGGAGCGCCAGATGGGGCCGGGATTCGCTTTAATGCTCAAAGTACGGAAGCTGCTGTGCCTCTGCCGCTGGCAATGGCATATCGCTCTTTTCAGCAGGGTGATTACCGTGCGGCCGAAGAGGGGTACAAGCGTATGTTGCAGCTGGATGCGCGCAATCGTGATGCCTTGCTGGGTATGGCGGCTTTGGCTATGCAGCGGGGGGCAGGCTCTGAGGCGGCGCATTTCTACCGGCAAATATTATTACTCTATCCGAGGGATGAAGCGGCGCAGGCGGCTTTGTATTCTCTTACTCCCGGTAATGAAAATTCGGAGGCAGGATTGCGTCAGCTCTCGGGCCAGCAGGCGGATGCTGCATTTGCCTTAGCTAATCTTTATGCAGGGCAAAATCGCTGGAGCGAGGCGCAAGGTGCTTATTTTCAAGCGCTATCCCTCGATGCGGGCAATGCCGATTATGCATTTAATCTGGCTGTGAGCCTGGAGCACCTGAAGGAGAGTAAAACTGCAGCAAGATATTACCGGCAGGCCCTGGCAGGCAAAGGCTCTTTTGATCGTACGATTGCTGAAGCCAGGCTGCTGGCTCTGGAGTCGCCATGA
- the secA gene encoding preprotein translocase subunit SecA, which translates to MIANLLKKVFGSRNDRLLKQYSTIVKQINALEADIAALSDDDLHAKTEEFRGRVAKGETLDQILPEAFAVCREGSKRSLGMRHFDVQLMGGLALHQGKISEMRTGEGKTLVATLPAYLNALSGNGVHVITVNDYLASRDAGTMSKLYNFLGLTCGVNLGQMQHDEKQAAYACDITYGTNNEFGFDYLRDNMVFSVGERVQGKLNYAIVDEVDSILIDEARTPLIISGPAEDSIELYQLVNDIPGQLSRQTEEESEGDFWVDEKAHSVLLSEAGHEKVEAILTKRGLLKEGDSLYSAGNISLVHHLYAAMRAHALFQRDQHYVVTDEGEIVIVDEFTGRLMSGRRWSEGLHQAVEAKEGVEINQENQTLATITLQNYFRMYTKLSGMTGTADTEAYEFQQIYGLETVIVPTNRDMVRDDRQDQVYKTDREKYNAIITDIKGCQERKQPVLVGTTSIEQSELLSEMLTKDGFKHNVLNAKQHAREADIVAQAGAPGVITIATNMAGRGTDIVLGGNIEREIKAIEADKELSEADKAAKITAMKADWKIVHDAVVAAGGLHIIGTERHESRRIDNQLRGRSGRQGDPGSSRFYLSLEDSLLRIFAGDRVAMVMDRLKMPEGEPIEAGMVSRAIESAQRKVEGRNFDIRKQLLEYDDVSNEQRKAIYGQRNEILESAEVSETIGAMRDSMVSDLFDTYIPADSMEEQWDVAGLERALGEFNIDLAIADWVKNDTTLTIEAMKERVQVAAAESYKQKVELAGEQTFRQFERSVLLQHVDQSWREHLSSLDHLRQGIHLRGYAQKNPKQEYKREAFELFSQLLENIKREVIQIVMTVQVRSQEDADAVRPQELPASALQFNHQELEALLASGDEEQIKAALLQAMESGAKVQFSGVARNDICPCGSGKKYKHCHGQIA; encoded by the coding sequence ATGATTGCAAATTTGCTCAAAAAAGTTTTCGGAAGCCGTAATGACCGCCTGCTCAAACAATACAGCACCATCGTAAAACAGATCAACGCCCTTGAAGCGGACATTGCTGCTCTTTCCGACGATGACTTGCACGCCAAAACGGAAGAATTCCGCGGCCGTGTTGCCAAGGGTGAAACACTTGATCAAATTCTGCCAGAGGCCTTTGCTGTCTGCCGCGAAGGCTCCAAGCGCAGCTTAGGCATGCGTCACTTTGACGTACAGCTGATGGGTGGCTTAGCACTACACCAGGGCAAGATCTCCGAAATGCGCACCGGTGAAGGTAAAACGCTGGTGGCCACTCTGCCCGCCTACCTGAACGCCTTATCCGGCAATGGCGTGCATGTCATTACCGTGAATGATTACCTGGCCAGCCGCGACGCGGGCACGATGAGCAAGCTTTACAACTTCCTGGGGCTCACTTGTGGTGTGAATCTGGGCCAGATGCAGCACGACGAAAAACAAGCTGCCTATGCCTGCGACATTACCTACGGCACCAATAACGAATTCGGCTTTGACTATCTGCGTGACAATATGGTGTTTAGCGTGGGTGAACGTGTACAGGGCAAGCTAAACTACGCCATCGTCGACGAAGTCGATTCGATTCTGATCGACGAAGCCAGAACACCCTTGATTATCTCTGGCCCGGCTGAAGACAGCATCGAGCTTTACCAGCTGGTTAACGATATTCCGGGCCAGCTAAGCCGCCAAACTGAAGAAGAATCAGAAGGCGATTTCTGGGTGGATGAAAAAGCCCACTCGGTATTGCTGTCAGAAGCAGGCCATGAAAAAGTAGAAGCCATCCTCACCAAGAGGGGCCTATTAAAAGAAGGTGACAGCCTGTACTCCGCTGGCAATATCAGCCTAGTGCATCATCTGTATGCTGCGATGCGTGCCCATGCCTTATTCCAGCGTGACCAGCACTACGTGGTAACGGATGAAGGCGAGATTGTCATCGTTGACGAATTTACCGGTCGTTTAATGTCAGGCCGCCGCTGGTCTGAAGGCCTGCATCAGGCCGTTGAGGCAAAGGAAGGCGTGGAAATCAATCAAGAGAACCAAACTCTTGCCACGATTACCCTGCAAAACTACTTCCGCATGTATACCAAGCTATCCGGCATGACCGGTACAGCCGATACTGAAGCTTACGAATTCCAGCAAATTTACGGTCTGGAAACCGTGATTGTGCCAACCAACCGCGATATGGTGCGAGACGACAGGCAGGATCAGGTTTACAAAACCGACCGCGAAAAATACAACGCCATCATCACCGATATCAAAGGCTGCCAGGAACGCAAGCAGCCGGTGCTGGTAGGTACAACATCGATTGAGCAATCTGAATTACTCTCCGAAATGCTGACAAAAGACGGCTTTAAGCACAATGTGCTGAATGCCAAACAGCATGCGCGTGAGGCCGATATCGTGGCCCAGGCCGGTGCGCCCGGCGTGATTACCATTGCCACCAATATGGCCGGTCGCGGTACCGATATCGTGCTGGGCGGTAATATCGAGCGCGAAATCAAGGCCATTGAAGCCGATAAAGAATTAAGCGAAGCCGACAAGGCCGCCAAAATCACAGCAATGAAAGCAGACTGGAAAATCGTCCATGATGCCGTTGTGGCTGCAGGCGGCTTACATATTATTGGTACCGAGCGCCACGAGTCACGCCGTATCGATAACCAGCTGCGTGGCCGTTCTGGCCGTCAGGGTGACCCGGGCTCCAGCCGTTTTTATCTATCGCTGGAAGATTCACTGCTGCGTATTTTTGCCGGTGATCGCGTAGCGATGGTGATGGATCGTTTGAAAATGCCTGAAGGCGAGCCAATTGAAGCAGGCATGGTTTCCCGCGCCATTGAATCTGCCCAGCGTAAAGTAGAAGGCCGCAACTTCGATATTCGTAAGCAATTGCTAGAATACGATGATGTATCTAACGAGCAGCGCAAAGCCATCTATGGCCAGCGTAATGAAATTCTGGAAAGCGCCGAAGTCAGCGAAACCATCGGAGCAATGCGTGACAGCATGGTTTCAGATCTGTTTGACACCTATATTCCAGCCGATTCAATGGAAGAGCAATGGGATGTCGCGGGCTTAGAGCGTGCGCTGGGCGAGTTTAATATTGATCTGGCCATCGCCGACTGGGTCAAAAACGACACCACGCTAACAATCGAAGCAATGAAAGAGCGTGTACAGGTTGCGGCAGCTGAAAGCTACAAGCAGAAAGTTGAGCTGGCAGGAGAGCAGACTTTCCGTCAGTTTGAACGCTCGGTACTCTTGCAGCACGTTGATCAAAGCTGGCGCGAGCACCTGTCGTCCTTAGATCATCTGCGTCAGGGTATTCATCTGCGCGGCTACGCACAAAAAAACCCTAAGCAGGAATACAAGCGCGAAGCGTTCGAATTGTTCTCTCAGCTTTTAGAAAACATCAAACGCGAAGTCATCCAGATTGTAATGACCGTGCAGGTTCGCTCGCAAGAAGATGCTGATGCCGTTCGCCCACAGGAGCTGCCTGCCTCTGCATTGCAATTTAATCATCAAGAGCTGGAAGCTTTACTGGCAAGCGGTGATGAAGAGCAGATCAAAGCGGCGTTGCTGCAAGCCATGGAAAGCGGTGCAAAAGTACAATTTTCCGGCGTAGCCCGCAACGACATCTGCCCTTGCGGCTCTGGCAAAAAATATAAGCACTGCCATGGGCAAATTGCTTAA
- a CDS encoding DciA family protein, with protein MKKTILQQVGHNRQLASLMDQVDDLARVLAQVRAVLPPAMAAHCLGVAWSGDTLLIGVSGSAAASRIRLNAPQILAALQAGGWKATVVQPKVQVGLQSTNAMRSKDLHLKAGACAAFSQLADTLEEGPLRLAIESLLERHVSKGS; from the coding sequence ATGAAAAAGACCATCTTGCAGCAAGTCGGGCACAACAGGCAGCTCGCCAGTTTGATGGATCAGGTTGACGATCTGGCAAGGGTGCTGGCACAGGTGCGTGCTGTACTGCCGCCCGCGATGGCAGCGCATTGCCTTGGGGTGGCCTGGTCTGGTGACACTTTATTAATTGGCGTAAGTGGCAGTGCTGCAGCATCCAGGATACGCCTGAACGCGCCTCAGATTCTTGCGGCACTGCAAGCCGGCGGATGGAAAGCTACCGTAGTTCAGCCCAAGGTGCAAGTCGGCTTGCAAAGTACAAATGCCATGCGAAGCAAAGACTTACATCTGAAAGCAGGAGCCTGCGCTGCTTTTTCGCAGCTGGCTGATACTTTGGAAGAGGGGCCGTTAAGGCTGGCCATTGAATCCCTCCTGGAGCGCCATGTATCCAAAGGCAGTTGA
- a CDS encoding type II secretion system protein, with the protein MKERGFTLAEIAIVLVVIGIMLVGGLGAFKAQTDSQRVRDGRAQISEIKESLLGFAVQHGYLPCPADPLLTTFVEDRAANGTCNRAEGSIPGATLGLARSIDPFNKPFTYRVTLGFADNGPASFPPAVSDSNQTLGAVGSCPAGSIAPVGVSFILCSSGDIFIFPSSGAPTPLASNVLVVVVMHYRHGPPNGVAGSVDEQENTNNDVNFVSKLRAEDDVATPVDEEYDDITDWISPSILAGKMLAAGKLP; encoded by the coding sequence ATGAAGGAAAGAGGTTTTACACTTGCCGAAATTGCCATTGTGCTTGTAGTCATCGGTATTATGCTGGTGGGCGGACTAGGGGCATTCAAGGCTCAAACGGATAGCCAGAGAGTGCGCGACGGGCGGGCTCAAATAAGCGAAATTAAAGAGTCTTTGCTAGGTTTTGCTGTGCAACATGGTTATTTACCCTGCCCGGCAGATCCGTTGCTGACAACTTTTGTGGAAGACCGTGCTGCAAATGGCACTTGCAATCGGGCTGAGGGCAGTATTCCAGGCGCGACCTTGGGTTTGGCACGATCAATTGATCCTTTTAATAAACCATTTACCTATCGGGTTACACTGGGGTTTGCCGATAATGGCCCGGCGTCTTTTCCGCCTGCTGTAAGCGATAGCAATCAAACACTGGGAGCTGTAGGAAGCTGCCCTGCGGGGAGTATTGCTCCGGTGGGGGTGAGTTTTATCCTTTGCTCATCAGGGGATATTTTTATTTTTCCCAGCTCGGGTGCACCTACACCTCTGGCTTCCAATGTGCTGGTTGTGGTTGTGATGCACTACCGCCATGGCCCGCCTAATGGCGTGGCTGGCTCTGTCGATGAGCAGGAAAACACTAATAACGATGTTAATTTTGTGAGCAAACTCAGGGCGGAGGATGATGTCGCGACACCTGTTGATGAAGAATACGACGACATCACCGATTGGATTAGCCCGTCTATTCTGGCGGGAAAAATGCTGGCGGCGGGCAAGTTGCCTTAA